One window from the genome of Salvia splendens isolate huo1 chromosome 9, SspV2, whole genome shotgun sequence encodes:
- the LOC121748665 gene encoding zinc finger BED domain-containing protein DAYSLEEPER-like, translating into MEVESPNQIMNNELVPVEDTQSMETEMQLDLLEPEANHLEELTPIIVEAQPTKRRKKKSVVWEHFTIETVAAGCRRAYCKQCKQSFAYSTGNKVAGTSHLKRHIAKGTCPVVLRNQERNNQSTPYSAPPKMSSFTDTPKRRYRTASVPYLSFDADRCRHEIARMIIMHDYPLHMVEHPGFMAFVQNLQPRFDMVSFNTVQGDCVATYLREKASIQRVIEGVPGRICLTLDLWPSSRTVGYMFVSGQFIDSEWKMHRKLLNVVMEPYPESATAFSHSVAACLSDWNMDGKLFSVTINQPLNDAATDNMRALLSVKNPLVLDGQLLVGNCLARSLSKIFEDAVISVDGLVKMIRDSVKYVKTSESREEKFIELKQQLQVPSSKTLAIDDQTRWNTTYEMLLAAWELKEVFSCLDTMDPDYKGTPTEENWKQVEILCNYLKPLFDTANLLTTAGSPTTNTFFHEAWKIQLELARAASSEDPFVSTLTKSMQENFDKYWKSSCFILAIAVVMDPRFKLKLVEFSFSKIYGDDSASYVKIVDDGIHELFHEYIALPLPLTPAYTEVVNGQSAKPEDPQGIGSNSLGLSDFDVYMMETTSQLSKSELDQYLEESLLPRVHEFDVVGWWKVNRMKYPTLSKMACDILSIPVCTVPARNVFDTVRKEMDSYRCSLRPETVEALICAKDWLQTETAEAPTAPVKVEVPI; encoded by the coding sequence ATGGAGGTGGAAAGCCCTaatcaaataatgaataatgaaCTTGTCCCAGTAGAAGATACCCAGTCCATGGAGACAGAGATGCAACTCGACCTTTTAGAGCCTGAAGCCAACCATTTGGAAGAGCTGACGCCGATCATTGTTGAGGCACAACCTACTAAACGTAGGAAAAAGAAGTCGGTTGTCTGGGAACATTTCACAATCGAAACAGTGGCAGCTGGTTGTAGGAGGGCATACTGCAAGCAATGCAAACAGTCATTTGCCTACAGCACAGGGAATAAGGTAGCTGGGACGAGCCATCTCAAGCGTCACATTGCAAAGGGGACTTGTCCAGTGGTACTGCGTAACCAGGAGAGAAATAACCAGTCCACCCCTTACAGCGCCCCTCCAAAGATGAGCTCCTTTACTGATACGCCGAAGCGACGCTATCGGACGGCTTCTGTGCCATACCTTTCCTTTGATGCTGATCGCTGCAGACATGAGATTGCTAGGATGATTATCATGCATGACTACCCACTCCACATGGTTGAACACCCTGGTTTCATGGCATTTGTTCAGAATTTACAGCCTCGATTTGATATGGTGAGCTTCAATACTGTACAGGGAGACTGTGTGGCTACTTATCTCCGTGAAAAAGCGAGCATCCAGCGCGTGATTGAGGGGGTACCTGGACGGATTTGCCTAACACTGGATTTATGGCCTTCGTCCAGAACTGTCGGATACATGTTTGTAAGTGGACAGTTCATCGACAGTGAGTGGAAGATGCACCGGAAACTTCTCAATGTGGTCATGGAGCCCTATCCGGAATCAGCCACTGCTTTCAGCCATTCTGTTGCTGCTTGCCTGTCTGATTGGAATATGGATGGCAAGTTATTTTCTGTAACCATTAATCAACCATTAAACGACGCTGCCACAGACAATATGAGAGCTCTGCTATCTGTAAAGAACCCGTTGGTGCTTGACGGCCAATTATTGGTTGGAAATTGCCTTGCTCGTTCGTTGAGCAAGATTTTCGAAGATGCAGTAATTTCTGTGGATGGCCTTGTCAAGATGATAAGAGACAGTGTCAAGTATGTGAAGACGTCTGAATCACGTGAGGAGAAGTTCATCGAGCTCAAACAGCAGCTTCAAGTGCCTAGCTCCAAGACTCTTGCTATCGATGACCAAACTCGATGGAACACGACATATGAAATGCTGCTTGCTGCGTGGGAATTGAAGGAAGTTTTCTCTTGTCTTGATACTATGGACCCTGATTACAAGGGCACCCCAACAGAAGAGAATTGGAAGCAAGTGGAGATACTTTGCAATTACTTGAAACCCCTCTTCGACACAGCGAATCTTCTGACAACAGCAGGTTCTCCAACAACGAACACCTTCTTTCATGAAGCGTGGAAGATTCAGTTGGAACTGGCGCGCGCAGCGTCCAGCGAAGATCCATTTGTAAGTACTCTGACAAAGTCGATGCAAGAGAACTTTGACAAATACTGGAAGAGCAGCTGTTTCATTCTGGCAATTGCTGTGGTCATGGATCCACGGTTCAAGCTGAAACTCGTGGAGTTCAGCTTCTCGAAAATATATGGCGACGATTCTGCCTCGTATGTGAAGATCGTTGATGACGGGATCCACGAGCTGTTCCATGAATACATAGCTCTCCCCCTGCCTCTGACTCCTGCTTACACGGAGGTGGTGAATGGCCAATCCGCGAAGCCCGAGGATCCTCAAGGAATTGGAAGTAACAGTCTAGGACTGTCAGATTTCGACGTCTACATGATGGAGACTACGAGCCAGCTTTCCAAGTCAGAGCTGGACCAGTATCTGGAGGAGTCATTGCTGCCACGAGTACATGAATTTGACGTGGTGGGGTGGTGGAAGGTGAACAGGATGAAGTATCCAACTCTCTCAAAGATGGCATGTGATATACTGTCGATTCCAGTTTGTACGGTGCCAGCACGAAATGTGTTCGACACGGTTCGGAAGGAAATGGATAGCTACAGGTGCTCGTTGCGGCCGGAGACAGTGGAGGCCCTCATCTGCGCGAAGGATTGGCTGCAGACAGAGACCGCAGAGGCTCCGACGGCACCAGTGAAGGTCGAAGTCCCAATTTAG
- the LOC121748666 gene encoding zinc finger BED domain-containing protein DAYSLEEPER-like gives MEVESPNQIMNNELVPVEDTQSMETEMQLDLLEPEANHLEELTPIIVEAQPTKRRKKKSVVWEHFTIETVAAGCRRAYCKQCKQSFAYSTGNKVAGTSHLKRHIAKGTCPVVLRNQERNNQSTPYSAPPKMSSFTDTPKRRYRTASVPYLSFDADRCRHEIARMIIMHDYPLHMVEHPGFMAFVQNLQPRFDMVSFNTVQGDCVATYLREKASIQRVIEGVPGRICLTLDLWPSSRTVGYMFVSGQFIDSEWKMHRKLLNVVMEPYPESATAFSHSVAACLSDWNMDGKLFSVTINQPLNDAATDNMRALLSVKNPLVLDGQLLVGNCLARSLSKIFEDAVISVDGLVKMIRDSVKYVKTSESREEKFIELKQQLQVPSSKTLAIDDQTRWNTTYEMLLAAWELKEVFSCLDTMDPDYKGTPTEENWKQVEILCNYLKPLFDTANLLTTAGSPTTNTFFHEAWKIQLELARAASSEDPFVSTLTKSMQENFDKYWKSSCFILAIAVVMDPRFKLKLVEFSFSKIYGDDSASYVKIVDDGIHELFHEYIALPLPLTPAYTEVVNGQSAKPEDPQGIGSNSVGLSDFDVYMMETTSQLSKSELDQYLEESLLPRVHEFDVVGWWKVNRMKYPTLSKMACDILSIPVCTVPAACVFDTVRKEMDSYRCSLRPETVEALICAKDWLQTETVEAPVAPVKVEVPI, from the coding sequence ATGGAGGTGGAAAGCCCTaatcaaataatgaataatgaaCTTGTCCCAGTAGAAGATACCCAGTCCATGGAGACAGAGATGCAACTCGACCTTTTAGAGCCTGAAGCCAACCATTTGGAAGAGCTGACACCGATCATTGTTGAGGCACAACCTACTAAACGTAGGAAAAAGAAGTCGGTTGTCTGGGAACATTTCACTATCGAAACAGTGGCAGCTGGTTGTAGGAGGGCATACTGCAAGCAATGCAAACAGTCATTTGCCTACAGCACAGGGAATAAGGTAGCTGGGACGAGCCATCTCAAGCGTCACATTGCAAAGGGGACTTGTCCAGTGGTACTGCGTAACCAGGAGAGAAATAACCAGTCCACCCCTTACAGCGCCCCTCCAAAGATGAGCTCCTTTACTGATACGCCGAAGCGACGCTATCGGACGGCTTCTGTGCCATACCTTTCCTTTGATGCTGATCGCTGCAGACATGAGATTGCTAGGATGATTATCATGCATGACTACCCACTCCACATGGTTGAACACCCTGGTTTCATGGCATTTGTTCAGAATTTACAGCCTCGATTTGATATGGTGAGCTTCAATACCGTACAGGGAGACTGTGTGGCTACTTATCTCCGTGAAAAAGCGAGCATCCAGCGCGTGATTGAGGGGGTACCTGGACGGATTTGCCTTACACTGGATTTATGGCCTTCGTCCAGAACTGTCGGATACATGTTTGTAAGTGGACAGTTCATCGACAGTGAGTGGAAGATGCACCGGAAACTTCTCAATGTGGTCATGGAGCCTTATCCGGAATCAGCCACTGCTTTCAGCCATTCTGTTGCTGCTTGCCTGTCTGATTGGAATATGGATGGCAAGTTATTTTCTGTCACCATTAATCAACCATTAAACGACGCTGCCACAGACAATATGAGAGCTCTGCTATCTGTAAAGAACCCGTTGGTGCTTGACGGCCAATTGTTGGTTGGAAATTGCCTTGCTCGTTCGTTGAGCAAGATTTTCGAAGATGCAGTAATTTCTGTGGATGGCCTTGTCAAGATGATAAGAGACAGTGTCAAGTATGTGAAGACGTCTGAATCACGTGAGGAGAAGTTCATCGAGCTCAAACAGCAGCTTCAAGTGCCTAGCTCCAAGACTCTTGCTATCGATGACCAAACTCGATGGAACACGACATATGAAATGCTGCTTGCTGCGTGGGAATTGAAGGAAGTTTTCTCTTGTCTTGATACTATGGACCCTGATTACAAGGGCACCCCAACAGAAGAGAATTGGAAGCAAGTGGAGATACTTTGCAATTACTTGAAACCCCTCTTCGACACAGCGAATCTTCTGACAACAGCAGGTTCTCCAACAACGAACACCTTCTTTCATGAAGCGTGGAAGATTCAGTTGGAACTGGCGCGCGCAGCGTCCAGTGAAGATCCATTTGTAAGTACTCTGACTAAGTCAATGCAAGAGAACTTTGACAAATACTGGAAGAGCAGCTGTTTCATTCTGGCAATTGCTGTGGTCATGGATCCACGGTTCAAGCTGAAACTCGTGGAGTTCAGCTTCTCGAAAATATATGGCGACGATTCTGCCTCGTATGTGAAGATCGTTGATGACGGGATCCACGAGCTGTTCCATGAATACATAGCTCTCCCCCTGCCTCTGACTCCTGCTTACACGGAGGTGGTGAATGGCCAATCCGCGAAGCCCGAGGATCCTCAAGGAATTGGAAGTAACAGTGTAGGACTGTCAGATTTCGACGTCTACATGATGGAGACAACGAGCCAGCTTTCCAAGTCAGAGCTGGACCAGTATCTGGAGGAGTCATTGCTGCCACGAGTACATGAATTTGACGTGGTGGGGTGGTGGAAGGTGAACAGGATGAAGTATCCAACGCTCTCGAAGATGGCATGTGATATACTGTCGATTCCAGTTTGTACGGTGCCAGCGGCATGTGTGTTCGACACTGTAAGGAAGGAAATGGATAGCTACAGGTGCTCGTTGAGGCCGGAGACGGTGGAGGCCCTCATCTGCGCCAAGGATTGGCTTCAGACGGAGACCGTTGAGGCTCCGGTAGCACCGGTGAAGGTGGAAGTCCCAATTTAG